One genomic segment of Cottoperca gobio chromosome 21, fCotGob3.1, whole genome shotgun sequence includes these proteins:
- the commd6 gene encoding COMM domain-containing protein 6: protein MPAADESLGVNKVVDSICKLSPDLLAEACGHILTYLQGQTRGVDSALISDGFQKAGVRCDHEALQNIVRFLLLTFRSAGKSNLSGDDLVSRLEEGSNKWPKASLQVLHRLWSEHGALVHAQQEVQAMLSIGQLVDMQWKLGMAVSSDTCRSLNSPYVSLRLKIVEPSGQICQRSLEMTIPQFQNFHKQFKEMAAVMETV, encoded by the exons GTGTCAACAAAGTTGTGGACAGCATCTGTAAGctttctccagatctgttggCTGAAGCA TGTGGCCATATTCTGACGTATCTCCAAGGGCAAACTAGAGGAGTAGACTCAGCTTTAATTTCTGAT GGATTTCAGAAAGCTGGAGTCAGATGTGACCATGAAGCTCTGCAGAACATTGTCAGATTTCTCTTGTTAACATTCAG GTCAGCTGGGAAGAGTAACCTCTCTGGGGATGACCTTGTGTCGAGGCTGGAAGAAGGCAGTAACAAGTGGCCCAAAGCTTCCCTCCAGGTGTTGCACCGGTTGTGGAGTGAACACGGTGCATTAGTCCATGCTCAGCAGGAGGTCCAGGCCATGCTCAGCATCGGTCAG TTAGTAGACATGCAGTGGAAGCTTGGCATGGCAGTGAGCTCAGACACCTGCCGATCTCTCAACTCCCCATATGTGTCTCTGCGGCTGAAGATTGTTGAGCCCTCTGGACAGATTTGTCAGAGATCTCTTGAGATGACCATTCCACAGTTCCAA AACTTTCACAAGCAGTTCAAGGAGATGGCAGCTGTTATGGAGACTGTGTGA